The following proteins are co-located in the Tiliqua scincoides isolate rTilSci1 chromosome 8, rTilSci1.hap2, whole genome shotgun sequence genome:
- the LOC136659414 gene encoding serine/threonine-protein kinase PLK2-like: MDILHFFTQYMQQWLLEGGHQQANPGSSTDDLYLLHFAKSDEALLMLFNDGTLQVNFYHDRTKIVLTRPAGKYLLTFVDRQRMISTFPLDTLMLQGWTLPLRERVEYALRMLHSL; this comes from the exons ATGGACATCCTTCACTTCTTCACGCAGTAtatgcagcagtggctgctggag GGTGGGCACCAGCAGGCCAACCCTGGGAGCTCAACAGATGATTTGTACCTCTTGCATTTTGCAAAATCCGATGAAGCCCTCTTGATGCTTTTCAACGATGGAACTTTGCAG GTCAATTTCTACCACGATCGCACAAAGATTGTGCTAACCCGCCCAGCTGGGAAGTACCTCTTGACCTTCGTGGACCGCCAGCGAATGATCTCGACCTTCCCACTGGATACCCTGATGCTGCAGGGGTGGACACTGCCCCTCCGAGAGCGGGTGGAGTACGCCCTGCGCATGTTGCACTCTCTGTAG